One Onychostoma macrolepis isolate SWU-2019 chromosome 15, ASM1243209v1, whole genome shotgun sequence DNA segment encodes these proteins:
- the gpr4 gene encoding G-protein coupled receptor 4, with protein MCNISTSCNVDSNIDQFFQPALYIIVIVLGFPTNCMALWAAYMQVRQKNELGVYLMNLSVADLLYIATLPLWIDYFVHHDNWIHGQVSCKLFGFIFYTNIYVSIAFLCCISVDRYLAVAHPLKFAKVRRVKTALLVSVVVWVTEIVANSAPLFHDELFKDRFNHTFCFEKYPMQDWVAGMNLYRTFLGFLAPWGVMLAAYRGILRAVRSNVSTERQEKAKIKRLALSLILIVLLCFAPYHVLLLWRSVLFLSNPCDCGAEENLFGAYHVTLALTSLNCVADPILYCFVNEGARHDVGRALATLFGLFQRGQSPETLMGASITVETPLAMKKPDFYSEVKTNAYKTDIEVLKDECLQMTILSVKK; from the coding sequence ATGTGTAACATCTCAACCTCGTGCAATGTTGACTCGAACATAGACCAGTTCTTCCAGCCGGCGCTGTATATTATTGTCATCGTCCTTGGCTTCCCAACCAACTGCATGGCCCTGTGGGCCGCATACATGCAGGTCAGACAGAAGAATGAGTTGGGGGTCTACTTGATGAACCTCTCGGTGGCTGACCTCTTGTATATAGCCACTTTGCCACTTTGGATTGACTATTTCGTCCACCATGACAACTGGATCCACGGTCAAGTGTCCTGCAAGCTGTTCGGTTTCATCTTCTACACCAACATCTATGTCAGTATTGCCTTCCTCTGCTGCATATCTGTGGATCGTTACTTGGCAGTGGCTCATCCCCTGAAATTCGCTAAAGTCCGCAGGGTCAAAACAGCCTTGCTGGTTAGCGTTGTTGTGTGGGTAACAGAAATAGTGGCCAACTCTGCACCTCTCTTCCATGATGAGCTTTTCAAGGACCGCTTCAACCACACCTTTTGCTTCGAGAAGTATCCCATGCAGGATTGGGTGGCCGGGATGAACCTTTACCGCACTTTTCTCGGTTTCTTGGCGCCTTGGGGAGTGATGTTGGCTGCGTACAGAGGCATCCTGAGAGCCGTGCGCAGTAACGTCTCCACCGAGCGCCAAGAGAAGGCCAAGATCAAGAGGCTGGCCCTCAGTTTGATCCTCATTGTCCTCCTCTGCTTCGCTCCCTATCACGTGCTCCTGTTGTGGCGCAGCGTGCTCTTCCTTAGCAACCCCTGCGATTGCGGTGCTGAGGAGAACTTGTTTGGTGCTTATCATGTGACTCTAGCACTCACCAGCCTCAACTGCGTGGCGGACCCCATCCTCTACTGCTTTGTCAACGAAGGGGCCCGTCATGACGTGGGCCGGGCCCTAGCCACTCTCTTCGGTCTCTTCCAGCGGGGCCAAAGCCCAGAGACACTCATGGGAGCGTCCATCACCGTTGAGACGCCTCTGGCTATGAAGAAGCCCGATTTCTACAGTGAGGTCAAAACAAATGCCTATAAAACTGACATTGAAGTGCTCAAAGACGAGTGCCTTCAAATGACCATTCTCAGTGTTAAAAAGTGA